A portion of the Streptomyces coeruleoprunus genome contains these proteins:
- a CDS encoding helix-turn-helix domain-containing protein has product MAKGKTSYGCGLDAAVDVVGGKWKPGILWAVHHGPMRFGELRRRVPGVSEKVLVQQLRELEADGVVHREVYPEVPPRVEYSLTELGRALNTALIPLGEWGDTFMELIVAHKEAARNGPSGRQPGAAGAGSPLGRTP; this is encoded by the coding sequence ATGGCCAAGGGAAAGACGTCCTACGGCTGCGGGCTGGACGCGGCCGTCGATGTCGTCGGCGGCAAGTGGAAGCCCGGCATCCTGTGGGCCGTGCACCACGGCCCGATGCGTTTCGGCGAGCTGAGGCGCCGCGTGCCGGGCGTCAGCGAGAAGGTGCTCGTCCAGCAGCTGCGCGAACTGGAGGCGGACGGCGTCGTGCACCGCGAGGTGTACCCGGAGGTCCCGCCCCGCGTCGAGTACTCGCTCACCGAACTGGGCCGGGCCCTGAACACCGCGCTCATCCCGCTGGGGGAGTGGGGCGACACCTTCATGGAGCTGATCGTGGCCCACAAGGAGGCCGCCCGGAACGGCCCGTCCGGCCGTCAACCGGGCGCCGCCGGGGCGGGGTCCCCCTTGGGAAGGACCCCGTAG
- a CDS encoding prepilin peptidase, which yields MYATLIALAALWGAATGLLVPRAAHRLSVEPDRRWRTSCPAGHGYAEGARGWLGPAHCTSCPAPPGPGTPRTAAAPAITAAACAALAAATGYRPELAVWLLLAPFTVLLAAVDRRVHRLPDQVTLPLAAAAPLLLGGAALLPRSAGSWPLSLLGAAALGGAYLVLFLVNPHGMGFGDVKLALSLGAALGWYGWGILFLGAFAGFALGAAYGFGLIALRRATRKSAIPFGPFMIGGALLGVLLGALANS from the coding sequence GTGTACGCCACGCTGATCGCCCTCGCCGCCCTCTGGGGCGCCGCCACAGGCCTGCTCGTCCCGCGCGCCGCACACCGCCTCTCCGTGGAGCCGGACCGGCGCTGGCGCACCTCCTGCCCGGCGGGCCACGGCTACGCCGAAGGCGCACGCGGCTGGCTGGGCCCCGCCCACTGCACCTCCTGCCCGGCACCCCCCGGTCCGGGCACCCCCCGCACGGCCGCCGCCCCGGCGATCACCGCCGCCGCCTGCGCCGCGCTCGCCGCGGCCACCGGCTACCGCCCCGAACTCGCCGTCTGGCTGCTGCTCGCGCCGTTCACCGTGCTCCTCGCGGCCGTCGACCGGCGCGTGCACCGGCTGCCCGACCAGGTGACGCTGCCGCTGGCCGCCGCGGCCCCGCTGCTGCTCGGCGGCGCCGCGCTGCTGCCCCGGAGCGCCGGCTCGTGGCCGCTCTCCCTGCTCGGCGCGGCCGCCCTGGGCGGCGCGTACCTGGTCCTCTTCCTCGTCAACCCGCACGGCATGGGCTTCGGCGATGTGAAGCTCGCCCTCTCGCTGGGCGCCGCACTCGGCTGGTACGGCTGGGGCATCCTCTTCCTGGGCGCCTTCGCGGGCTTCGCGCTCGGCGCGGCGTACGGCTTCGGCCTCATCGCCCTGCGGCGCGCTACCCGCAAGAGCGCGATCCCGTTCGGCCCCTTCATGATCGGCGGGGCGCTGCTGGGCGTACTGCTCGGGGCGCTCGCCAACTCATGA
- a CDS encoding DUF192 domain-containing protein yields MGRTWRDGDGVLRVGGEVVALEVAASYRARARGLLGRDGIDGAMLITPCASVHTFRMRFAIDVAYLDRDLTVLAVRTMVPGRLGLPRPRARHVLEAAAGAMAGWGVRPGVRLVVEG; encoded by the coding sequence ATGGGGCGGACATGGCGGGACGGCGACGGGGTGTTGCGGGTGGGTGGGGAGGTGGTGGCCTTGGAGGTTGCCGCCTCCTATCGGGCGCGGGCCCGGGGGTTGCTCGGGCGGGACGGGATCGACGGGGCGATGTTGATCACGCCGTGCGCGAGTGTGCACACGTTTCGCATGCGGTTCGCGATCGATGTGGCATATCTCGACAGGGACTTGACGGTGCTCGCGGTGCGGACGATGGTGCCGGGGCGGCTGGGACTGCCGCGGCCGCGCGCCCGGCATGTGCTGGAGGCGGCGGCGGGGGCCATGGCCGGCTGGGGTGTGCGGCCCGGGGTGCGGCTGGTCGTCGAGGGGTGA
- a CDS encoding AI-2E family transporter yields the protein MTRTPGWLGRLGEGLSRAGKRLQERRAQARAEAEAETGPPLPVPAELPPGAAQPEPAGPAGTVPAPPSYAPAVAARPDPANAIPWGIRVAAEAGWRLLVLAGTLWVLMKVISTVQLVVLAFVAALLITALLQPTVSRLRRLGLPRGLATAVTAVTGFVIMGLVGWFVVWQVMDNLGDVSARVRDGIEELKQWALDSPFHVTESQINDIAKNLSDTIGTNTEEITSAGLTGVTVVAEVLTGMLLTMFSTLFLLYDGKKVWEWWLKLVPAQARPGVAGAGPRAWRTLTAYVRGTVIVALIDAIFIGLGIYFLDVPLAVPLGVFIFLFAFIPLVGAVISGALAVVVALVTNGVFTALMVLVVVLAVQQIEGHVLQPFILGRAVRVHPLAVVLTVAAGGLVAGIGGAVVAVPLVAVTNTVVGYLRAFSEEQALRRMPMPPPPSPPAPEIGEPA from the coding sequence ATGACGAGAACGCCAGGATGGCTCGGCCGGCTGGGCGAAGGCCTGAGCAGAGCGGGCAAGCGGCTCCAGGAGCGCCGCGCGCAGGCGCGTGCCGAGGCGGAGGCCGAGACCGGCCCGCCCCTTCCCGTACCTGCGGAGCTCCCGCCGGGCGCCGCGCAGCCCGAACCGGCAGGGCCGGCGGGCACGGTGCCCGCACCTCCCTCGTACGCGCCCGCCGTCGCGGCCCGGCCCGACCCGGCCAACGCGATCCCGTGGGGCATCCGCGTCGCCGCGGAGGCCGGCTGGCGGCTGCTCGTCCTCGCCGGAACGCTCTGGGTGCTGATGAAGGTCATCAGCACCGTGCAGCTCGTCGTCCTGGCCTTCGTCGCCGCGCTCCTCATCACGGCCCTGCTCCAGCCGACCGTGTCCCGGCTGCGCCGCCTGGGGCTGCCGCGCGGGCTCGCCACCGCCGTCACGGCCGTCACCGGCTTCGTCATCATGGGCCTCGTCGGCTGGTTCGTGGTCTGGCAGGTCATGGACAACCTCGGCGATGTCTCGGCGCGCGTCCGGGACGGTATCGAGGAGCTCAAGCAGTGGGCGCTGGACAGCCCGTTCCATGTGACCGAGAGCCAGATCAACGACATCGCCAAGAACCTCTCCGACACCATCGGCACCAACACGGAGGAGATCACCTCCGCCGGCCTGACCGGTGTGACGGTGGTGGCCGAGGTGCTGACGGGCATGCTCCTCACGATGTTCTCCACCCTCTTCCTGCTGTACGACGGGAAGAAGGTGTGGGAGTGGTGGCTGAAGCTGGTGCCCGCCCAGGCCCGGCCCGGAGTGGCCGGGGCCGGCCCGCGCGCCTGGCGCACCCTGACCGCCTATGTGCGCGGCACGGTGATCGTCGCCCTGATCGACGCGATCTTCATTGGTCTCGGCATCTACTTCCTCGACGTCCCGCTCGCCGTCCCGCTGGGCGTGTTCATCTTCCTCTTCGCCTTCATCCCGCTGGTCGGCGCGGTCATCTCGGGTGCGCTCGCCGTGGTCGTCGCCCTCGTCACCAACGGGGTGTTCACCGCCCTCATGGTGCTGGTCGTGGTGCTGGCCGTGCAGCAGATCGAGGGCCATGTGCTCCAGCCGTTCATCCTGGGCCGGGCCGTGCGGGTGCACCCGCTGGCGGTGGTCCTCACCGTCGCGGCCGGCGGTCTGGTCGCCGGCATCGGCGGTGCGGTCGTGGCCGTGCCGCTGGTCGCCGTCACCAACACGGTCGTCGGCTACCTGCGGGCGTTCAGCGAGGAGCAGGCGCTGCGCCGGATGCCGATGCCGCCGCCGCCCAGCCCGCCCGCGCCGGAGATCGGGGAGCCCGCGTGA
- a CDS encoding PhoH family protein translates to MVTSTKRRLNERRTYVLDTSVLLADPNAMSRFDEHEVVLPIVVVTELEAKRHHPELGYFARQALRLLDDLRVRYGRLDAPLPVGGLGGTLRVELNHSDPGVLPVGYRLGDNDSRILAVARNLQAEGYDVTVVSKDLPLRIKASSVGLLAEEYRAELAITDSGWTGMSELRLSAEQVDLLYGEERLYVPEAAELPVHTGLVLQSERGKALGRVGADGSVRLVRGDREAFGIRGRSAEQRIALDLLLDPDVGIMSMGGRAGTGKSALALCAGLEAVLERRQHQKVMVFRPLYAVGGQELGYLPGTEAEKMNPWAQAVFDTLSAVTSREVIEEVTARGMLEVLPLTHIRGRSLHDAFVIVDEAQSLERNVLLTVLSRIGANSRVVLTHDVAQRDNLRVGRYDGVVAVVEKLKGHPLFAHVTLARSERSQIAALVTEMLEDGHL, encoded by the coding sequence GTGGTGACCAGCACTAAGCGCCGCCTCAACGAACGGCGCACCTATGTTCTCGACACCAGCGTTCTGCTGGCCGACCCCAACGCCATGTCCCGCTTCGACGAGCACGAGGTCGTGCTGCCCATCGTCGTGGTGACGGAGCTGGAGGCCAAGAGGCACCACCCGGAACTCGGCTACTTCGCCCGGCAGGCGCTGCGCCTGCTCGACGACCTGCGGGTCCGGTACGGCCGCCTCGACGCGCCGCTTCCCGTCGGCGGGCTCGGCGGGACCCTGCGCGTGGAGCTCAACCACTCGGATCCCGGCGTCCTCCCGGTCGGCTACCGCCTCGGCGACAACGACTCGCGCATCCTGGCCGTCGCCCGCAACCTCCAGGCCGAGGGGTACGACGTCACGGTCGTCTCCAAGGACCTGCCCCTCCGCATCAAGGCGTCCTCCGTCGGCCTCCTCGCCGAGGAGTACCGGGCCGAGTTGGCCATCACCGACTCCGGCTGGACCGGAATGTCCGAACTGCGGCTCTCCGCCGAACAGGTGGACCTGCTGTACGGAGAGGAGAGGCTGTACGTACCGGAGGCGGCGGAGCTGCCGGTGCACACCGGCCTGGTCCTCCAGTCGGAGCGCGGCAAGGCCCTCGGCCGGGTCGGCGCCGACGGCTCCGTACGTCTGGTGCGCGGCGACCGGGAGGCCTTCGGCATCCGGGGGCGCAGCGCGGAGCAGCGCATCGCGCTGGACCTGCTGCTCGACCCGGACGTGGGCATCATGTCCATGGGCGGCCGGGCCGGCACCGGCAAGTCCGCGCTGGCGCTGTGCGCCGGCCTGGAGGCGGTCCTGGAGCGGCGCCAGCACCAGAAGGTGATGGTCTTCCGCCCGCTGTACGCGGTGGGCGGGCAGGAGCTGGGCTACCTGCCGGGCACCGAGGCCGAGAAGATGAACCCCTGGGCGCAGGCGGTCTTCGACACGCTGTCGGCGGTCACGTCGCGGGAGGTCATCGAGGAGGTCACGGCCCGCGGCATGCTGGAGGTCCTGCCGCTCACCCACATCCGCGGCCGCTCGCTGCACGACGCTTTCGTCATCGTCGACGAGGCGCAGTCCCTGGAACGCAATGTCCTGCTGACCGTGTTGTCCAGGATCGGGGCGAATTCCCGGGTTGTCCTGACGCATGACGTGGCGCAGCGCGACAACCTCCGGGTGGGCCGGTACGACGGAGTCGTCGCCGTCGTCGAGAAGCTGAAGGGCCATCCGCTCTTCGCGCACGTCACGCTCGCCCGCTCGGAGCGCTCGCAGATCGCCGCACTGGTGACCGAAATGTTGGAGGATGGGCATCTTTAG
- a CDS encoding cupin domain-containing protein, with translation MHAKPVNLTEALATFDDVYSPRVVARMNDYDVRIAHAAGDHMWHVHEDTDEFFLVLDGRFEIALRAADGTETTVVLHRGDTFVVPKGTEHKPSAPEGASILMFEPTGTLSTGDRHEGEIPDHIDSTTGHGLTAG, from the coding sequence ATGCATGCGAAGCCCGTGAACCTGACCGAAGCACTCGCCACGTTCGACGACGTCTACAGCCCCCGTGTCGTGGCCCGGATGAACGACTACGACGTCCGCATCGCCCACGCCGCCGGCGACCACATGTGGCACGTCCACGAGGACACCGACGAGTTCTTCCTCGTCCTCGACGGCCGGTTCGAGATCGCACTGCGCGCGGCCGACGGCACCGAGACCACGGTGGTGCTGCACCGCGGTGACACCTTCGTCGTCCCGAAGGGCACCGAGCACAAGCCGTCGGCGCCGGAGGGCGCGTCGATCCTGATGTTCGAGCCGACCGGCACCCTGTCGACGGGGGACCGCCACGAGGGCGAGATCCCCGACCACATCGACAGCACGACCGGCCACGGCCTCACGGCCGGCTGA
- a CDS encoding transglycosylase SLT domain-containing protein, with protein MSRISVRGFAVASATAVTTVGAVVGVAAGNPAATNDKFEATAADATLLADIPVGEQAQVQVASLTQQAEAQAAAADAAAQKSAEEAARLQAAKDAEAKKAAAEEKAEQERKEREERERASRDAVRDASSFATQSSYSVAEVQAMARQMIPGDQFQCFSNIVDHESSWNYRAQNPSSGAYGLVQALPGSKMASAGADWQTNPATQIKWGLNYMNERYGSPCGAWSFWQANHWY; from the coding sequence GTGAGCCGGATCTCGGTCCGGGGATTCGCGGTGGCGTCGGCCACCGCGGTCACCACCGTCGGCGCCGTCGTGGGCGTCGCCGCGGGGAACCCCGCTGCGACCAACGACAAGTTCGAGGCGACCGCCGCCGACGCGACGCTCCTGGCGGACATACCCGTCGGCGAGCAGGCCCAGGTGCAGGTCGCGTCCCTGACGCAGCAGGCCGAGGCACAGGCCGCCGCCGCGGACGCCGCCGCCCAGAAGTCCGCCGAGGAGGCCGCCCGCCTCCAGGCCGCCAAGGACGCGGAGGCCAAGAAGGCCGCCGCCGAGGAGAAGGCGGAGCAGGAGCGCAAGGAGCGTGAGGAGCGCGAGCGCGCCAGCCGCGACGCCGTCCGTGACGCGTCGAGCTTCGCCACGCAGTCCTCGTACTCCGTCGCCGAGGTGCAGGCGATGGCCCGTCAGATGATCCCTGGCGACCAGTTCCAGTGCTTCAGCAACATCGTGGACCACGAGTCCAGCTGGAACTACCGCGCGCAGAACCCCTCGTCCGGCGCGTACGGCCTGGTCCAGGCCCTCCCGGGCTCGAAGATGGCCTCCGCGGGTGCGGACTGGCAGACCAACCCGGCCACCCAGATCAAGTGGGGTCTGAACTACATGAACGAGCGCTACGGCAGCCCCTGCGGCGCCTGGTCGTTCTGGCAGGCCAACCACTGGTACTAG
- the mgrA gene encoding L-glyceraldehyde 3-phosphate reductase encodes MIDSPLHYRAADGRYDSMEYRRTGRSGLKLPAISLGLWHNFGDDRTLASQRAILRRAFDLGVTHFDLANNYGPPPGSAELNFGKIFAQDFRPYRDEMIVSTKAGYLMHPGPYGEWGSRKYLLSSLDASLRRMGLDHVDIFYSHRFDRNTPLEETMGALASAVQQGKALYVGVSSYSSEQTAEAARLLREMGVPALIHQPSYSMINRWTEEDALLDTLEAAGMGCIAFAPLAQGMLTDKYLKGIPKGSRASLGKSLDPTLLNEDVLRRLRGLNEIARRRGQSLAQLALTWVLRDERMTSALIGASSVHQLEQNVAALGGAPLTDEELKEIDAFAVDTAGINIWAARG; translated from the coding sequence GTGATTGATTCCCCCCTGCACTACCGCGCGGCGGACGGCCGGTACGACTCGATGGAGTACCGCCGGACGGGCCGCAGCGGCCTCAAGCTCCCCGCGATCTCACTCGGCCTGTGGCACAACTTCGGCGACGACCGGACGCTCGCGTCCCAGCGCGCGATCCTGCGCCGCGCCTTCGACCTCGGCGTCACGCACTTCGACCTGGCGAACAACTACGGGCCGCCGCCCGGCTCGGCCGAGCTGAACTTCGGCAAGATCTTCGCCCAGGACTTCCGGCCCTACCGGGACGAGATGATCGTCTCGACGAAGGCCGGGTACCTGATGCACCCCGGGCCGTACGGCGAGTGGGGCTCCCGCAAGTACCTGCTGTCGTCCCTGGACGCCTCGCTGCGCCGGATGGGCCTCGACCACGTCGACATCTTCTACTCGCACCGCTTCGACCGGAACACCCCGCTCGAGGAGACGATGGGGGCGCTGGCCTCCGCCGTGCAGCAGGGCAAGGCGCTGTACGTCGGCGTGTCGTCGTACAGCAGCGAGCAGACCGCGGAGGCGGCGCGGCTGCTGCGCGAGATGGGCGTTCCGGCCCTGATCCACCAGCCGTCGTACTCGATGATCAACCGGTGGACGGAGGAGGACGCCCTCCTCGACACGCTGGAGGCGGCCGGCATGGGCTGCATCGCCTTCGCGCCGCTGGCCCAGGGCATGCTCACCGACAAGTACCTGAAGGGCATCCCCAAGGGCTCGCGGGCGTCGCTGGGCAAGTCCCTCGACCCGACGCTGCTGAACGAGGACGTGCTGCGGCGGCTGCGCGGGCTGAACGAGATCGCCCGGCGCCGCGGGCAGTCGCTGGCGCAGCTGGCGCTGACGTGGGTGCTGCGGGACGAGCGGATGACATCGGCGCTGATCGGCGCGTCGAGCGTGCACCAGCTGGAGCAGAACGTGGCCGCGCTGGGCGGGGCGCCGCTCACCGACGAGGAGTTGAAGGAGATCGACGCCTTCGCCGTCGACACCGCGGGCATCAACATCTGGGCCGCGCGCGGCTGA